gTGGATGATGAAGGAGCGGATAAGGGCGaggataataagagtaacaagaCGAACGAGAGATCAGGAGATAacgaaagggataaaaaaaagaaagaataaccaGACGAGGGAAGGACAAGCAACAGAACGAAGGAAAGGATAGagcgaaaaggggggaggaagaggaggaggggagacagatacccccaccccccaaccgccCAGATGAGGGAAGGACAAGCAACAGgacgaaaggaaagaatagagcgaaaaggaggaagaggaagggggggggggggaaacagataatccccccaccccacccccaacccccagccgCTGCTGTATCCGCCGCCACTGCCGAACGCAACTCCCTCGAtattccccccccaccacccccacccccacccccagctcccCAATCTCCGAATCGCCGAATCTCCCAACTAATGGCCATAAAGTCGCCATTACCTGAAGCACTGGATCACGACCCGGAGATACGACGCTCGATACGtcacgacccccccacccccttcccccgctcccccctcgttccctctaacccctacccctccttccctcccatcccgttttctgtctttcctataaaaaaaagtcaagagaatgggaagaaaaaataaataaatatatatataaatggagatgccatatatatcttcctctctctctctctctctctctctctctctctctctctctctctctctctctctctctctctctctctctctccccctccccgcctctctcactctctctttctatctatatatttctgtcttcctaactccttccctctctccctcctctctcttcccttcccttctctctctctctctctctctctctctctctctctctctctctctctctctctctctctctctctctctctagtttccctctccctatctcttctatttttttcatctactactttctttctcttctcccttcccctctggtgttccctccttttcctccctgcccccccctccttccctctttctctcttattctttctacttcctctctccttccgcaccctccctctccctctcctctctctcccacccctctcaccatTTTTTAACGAatcaaagaacagaaaaaaaggaaaaagaaaaaagacagtctTCGGCAAAGGTCATCCCAGATCGCAGTTAATATAAACAAGTTTCCCAACAACAAGAAAcaactttcttcttttccttcactctcttttccattttctctctctctctctctctctctctctctctgtctgtctgtctctctctctctctttctctctctctctctcacacacacacacacacagtcactatctttcttcttattttctattttgtttttatttctttttttaatttgtatCTTATTTTTCGCCATTATTAGTTATTTTAATATTGCTTCTTCTACCTTTATCTGGCTTATCTGGAAGGTTTTTGCGTGTGCGTGAccgcgtggatgcgtgtgtgtggatgtggatgtgcatGTGGATGCGAAAGCGTACATAtggatgtgtacatgtgcatgtgaaaGTATACGCGTGCATGTGGATGTGCACACTGGGGGTGTATAAGCATGCATATAGACGTggatccctccttctctctctctctctctctctctcaccctcctccctctctccctatctccccccctccctccctctctccctatctccctccctccctccctccctccctccctctccccatccccgaaAAAGACGAACCCCCGACACCGAGCCCCGGGAACAAACACGGGGGCACGGAACCGGCCGCCCGGGTCACGCCCTCACATGCCCATCCGAGCTCGGCGCCAAGACTCCACCAGGGCAGAGATCCATCCCATTATCCTCCCCGGCGCAGAAAGAAAGATCCGGAAAGATCCAGAAccgaatttagaaaaaaaaaaaaaaaaaaaaaacagaaagatccAGAAgcgaatttagaaaaaaaaaaaagaaagaaagatccagaagcgaatttagaaaaaaaaaaacatccagaaAGATCCAGAAgcgaatttagaaaaaaaaaaaaagatccagaagcgaattagaatttaaaaaaaaaaatcgatttccgGTTGACCTTTGATGGCTTAAGTTCGCAAAAGGGAAGATGGGTTGGGCGGGGAATCTATcggaggtggtgatgaggtggtgatgataacgatggtggtggtgactttTGACACGTTTGTTGGGACAAAAGAGAAGTTACGTAGCGGTGGTggtgacaatggtgatggtggttgtggtggtggtgacaatggtgatgacggcgatggtgatggtaatgggtgtgacaatggtgatggtggtggtggtgatgatgacgatggtgacgatggtgacgcCACGCACCACACCGTCTCGACCTCACCACACCGCCTTCAAGATTTGCCATCggcggaaaaaaaaaagtagcgaTAATTAAGGATATAAAATACACCATTTATCAAGACCCGGCAGAATTATCTGGAATTAAAAgactaagacaaaaaaaaaaaagagagagagagagaaaaaaagataaaacgtgGCTATAAATCATATGTTCCCGTGATTAATCAATGCGACGATGCAGATGCCAAAGAGATATCTGCGCACGTGTTAGCGCATGTGtagtcccccccctcccatcccccccaccccccgaaaaaaaatgcattccgtaaagaaaaaataagaataaataaataaataaaaaataaataaaataaataacatccccccaccccccgaaaaaaaatacattccgtaaaaaataataaataaataaataaaaaataaataaaataactaaaaaataaaaattaataataatgattgaaaaaagagatAGGTGCAGATAccccacgcacgcccgcacgcccgcacgcacaaatatatatataagtcaaatagtaaaaaaaaaatacactttaaCAACCACACGGAAAACAAACAGAGTGAGCAACAGAACAAAGCAGGaagcagcaaaacaaaaaagaaataaataaaaaataaataaatagtaacaaaaacaaacgaatggGCAGACGGACAGACGAACAAAGAACAAACAGCGGAACAAAGGCACAGGAGGATAGTgcgtgagaaaagagagagagagagagagagagagagagagagagagagagagagagagagagagagagagagagagagagagagagagagagaaagagaaagagaaagagaaagagaaagagaaagagaaagagaaagagaaagagaaagagagaggagaaagagaaagagagaaagagagagagagagagaagagagagagaggaacgcccagcgaaagaggaaaagcgagagaaaacccagagaaaataagaaagcatTAAAGATGAATAAAACACGCGCTagagggtatgaggaggaggagaaagctgagaaacggaagagaagaagagaaggaggagataaacaaggacaaggaagagagggaggagggggaaaaagaaaaggtgaatGGGGGAGCAAAGAACAAGACAAGGAAGAAAGcgacagaaaagggagagagaaggaggaggaggataaaagggagaccgtcatggtgataaaaaagagagagaacaaaaaacggaggagaaaaagagagacgaaaacgagaacaaaggttaaaaagaaaaagaaaacgggaagataaaCAGGAGGAAAACGCGGCGtctcgaggaggagggatgaggatggaggaagaggaggaggagggagggagggagggagggaagagaatggaggaagaggagtaggaggagggaggaagaggaggaggaggaggagggagggagggaggaggatggaggaagaggaggagaaggagggaagaggaggagggatgaggatggaggaagaggaggagggaggaagaggaggagaaggagggatgaggatggaggagggagggaggaggagggaggaggatggaggaagagggaggaagaggagtaggagtaggatgagaggaggaggaggaggaggaggaggaggtggagcgggaaggggtgtgtggaggaggaggaggaggaggaggtgggatgagggaggaggaggagggaggagaggaggaggaggaggaggaggaggaggagggataaggagggagggagggatgaagagaagggaggggagggatgaggaagaggaggaaaacgcgGCGtctcgaggaagaggaggaggagaaaagccaAGGAGAAAAGCCAAGGAGAGCCAAGGAGAGCCAAGGAGGGGGCCACGGGAAGGCCAAACCGACTGGCCGACTCCTAAGGATGGTGGGTCAGAAGCGCGTACACGGCGTGGACTTCTCGAGCGCCTCCTTGGCCAGGAAAGACGGGGGGTGTTAGGacgaagggacggggagggggggcaaaaAGGCAAAGGAATAGAGATAATGGAAGATTAAGGAGTAgctgggtgggtgagagggagagaaagaaggaaagagagagagagagagagagagagagagagagagagagagagagagagagagagagagagagagagagagagagagagagagagagagagagagagaaacgatgacACACGCGGCTGTATCCGAAGGTTATCAcacatacccctcctctcccccccacccggGAGGCGCTCTTATAAGACgataagaacaaacacacacacacacacacacacacacacacacacacacacacacacacacaaaacaaaatacataataaaggacaactcaaacacacaaacacataacaaaccaaaaaacgaaaaaaaaattaaaaaaataaaaaacacaaacaaataaaacaccaaaaaaaaaaaaaaataataataataataataaaaaataataagcccGGCTCGCAAGGAAACGCCAAGAGAATCGGGATggatgacagacacacacaaacacgcacgcgcagagagagagaaccgaaacCCCGAAACCCCCGAAGCGCGAGAACGGGACTCCCGATCGCAGAGTCCCGGATCAGGAGGGGATCGccgacgccaaaaaaaaaaaaaaaaaagctttccgAATCCCCATGATGGAGTTTTAATTTCGTTTATTATCAAGGCTCGCCACGCGCACGGATATTGGCGGGCGCGCGCGTGCGTTTGCGTTAATGGCAATTGCGACTGAAATGGCAATCGCTGCGACGCAAGTCAACAACAGTTGTGAGAGCAATATAAAagagtaataatagcagcagtaggagtagtaatacttgtaatagtaatagtaggggTAATAGCAAAAgcatagtagtagtgatattaataatagtggtaacatcagtagcagcaatagcagcagcagcagtaatagtagtagtagtagtagtagtagtagtagtagtagtagaagtcgtagcagcagcagtagtactaatagtagcagcagcagcagcagtagtagtaacaaccaACACCAGTGGTCGTTTTAACAGCAACAGgagaagcaacaataacaatagtagcaacagtagcagcagcagtagcagcagtgcagcgcagcagcagcagcagcagcagcggcagtagcagcagcagcagcagtagtagtagcaacaacagcagcaacggcagcagcagcagacgcagtagcagcagcagcgtagcagcagcagcagcagcagcagcagcagtagcagcgagcagcagtaacagcagcagcagcagcagcagcagcagcagcagcagcagcagcagcagtagcagcagcggcagcagcagcaacagaagaagaagtagcagcagtagtagcaacaaCCAACACCAGTGGTCGTTTCAACAGCAACaggagcaacaataacaacagtagcaacagtagtagtagtagtagcagcagcagcagcagtagtagtagtagtagtagaagtagtagtagtagtagtagtagtagcagcagcagtagtagcaacaaCCAACACCAGTGGTCGTTTCAACAGCAAcagtagcagcaacaataacaacagtagcaacagtagcagcagtagtagtagcagcagcagcagcagcagcagcagcagcagcagcagtagtagtagtagtagtagtagtagtagtagcatcagcagtagtaataatagaagtagcagcagcagaagaagtagcagcagtagtaacaacCAACACCAGTGGTCGtttcaacagcaacaataacaacagtagcaacagtagcagtagtagtagtggcagtagcagcagcagtagtaataacagtagtagcagcaacagaagTAGCAgcggcagtagtagtaacaaccaACACCCGTGGTCGTTTCAACAGCAACAggagcagcaacaataacaatagtagcaacagcagcaacagtagcagcagtagtagtagtagtagtaatagtagcagcagcagcagtagtacccCCGACGCGGAGCAGAGCGAGAGCGGTGGCCGCGGCCGTCGCGTACTAATTGAATGATTGACTGGCACAACAAAGCGGGCGACCAGGCCTTCAGCGGGGGCTTTGTTGGGCGACCTTGGGAGCGCagcgccggaggaggaggaggaggaggaggagaaggcgaaggggcgaaggagcgaagggtagaggggtgaagggaagagggaagagggaagagggtggagggacggagggaagaaggacagagagcggagggtagaggggtggagggaagagggtgaaggggtggagggaagagggacacaGAGCGGAGAGTAGGGGGGCGGAGGatagagggtgaaggggtggagggacggtgggaagagggacagaggggtggagggtggagagtagaggggcagagagacagagggacagaggggtgtgaggggacaGATGGGCGGAGGGTAGAAGGTGAAGGGGCGGAGGGTAGAGGGTGAAggggcggagggacggagggaagagggacataGACCGGAGGctagagggtgaaggggtggagggacagAGAGCGGAGGGTAGAGGGCGGAGAGAATGCAAAGCCACCGAAGGAGATCGTGGGGCTTGACTtgcgaaggtgggaggggggaggggggaggggaggaatggggaactGGGATAGGGATGAGGAAGcagaaggggagaagtggaaggcAATGCagaggtaaagaaagggaagagaagggaatggcGATGAACAAGAGtacgaagggaaaagggaagagaaggcggaAGAATCGACAAATCATTACTATCgcataaggagaggaaaggaaaaggaaaaagtgagtgagaaaggaaaagggaaaaggtgagtgagaaaggaaaaggaaaaggtaagtgagagaggaaaagggaaaaggtgaatgggaaaggaaaagagaaatggaagggaaaaggagagggagtgggagaaagaaagtgcaaaggagagggagaggacaagggacagggatggggaaagacgaaatggaatggaaagaaaggaaaagaaatggtgaaagaaagcaaaggaaaagaaggaaacacgAAACACCAAAGGGGAAACGAAGGTAAGAGAAAGGACACAGGGacgtgaaaagggaaagggaagagggacatGAAACGATAAGATGGAAAGGgatggaatggaagagagaagcaaCGCAGGAAAAGGCTACAaacgagaagaaggggaggggagcgaaagaaaacacgaggagagaaggggagaaaggcgaatggaaagaaaatgaaaggggaacGAAGAACAAgccaaaggaaaaagagagagagagagaaggggagataatgacgataataaaaatgtagatatgataatagcaagaacaataatTCGCTTTTATAATATTCGTCTCACTTTCCGAAAGCCGCTGGGGGTTGGAATGAGAAGatgaattatgaatatgataattaggTTAAACCTGAATAATGGGAAAATACTCGAATAAAGGTAATATCCaccatttttcattattcttattctcactaTACTCTCACGATGAACAGTGGCTCCCGTGAGACATATAAATCAGTCATATAACCTTTAAATCCACCTGGCTCTctttaacaaacaaaaaaacaaacaaacagcaaacaagtacacacaaacacacgacgcGCGCCATCTACAGGTATGAACAGCTAACCCCCggactccccgccccccccccccccacagactcccctcttcaccttcaccttcaccaccatcaccatcttcaccaccaccaccaccactcaccttcaccaccacgacaacaccaccaccaccaccaccaccaccaccaccttcaccaccaacacaaccactaccaccttcaccaccttcaccaccaccaccaccaccacctaaaccaccaccaccaccaccaccaccaccaccaccaccaccatcttcaccacaacaaccaccaccaccaccaccttcatcaccaccaccaccttcaccaccacaaccaccaccaccaccaccccccaccacccacacagacacagactcccctctccaccaccaccaccaccttcaccaccaccaccaccaccaccaacagcaacctTCTCCCTCGGCAAAAAAACTCATCACATCAAACagctcatcgtcatcatcaaagtTGCCCCGGCGCCGATCCCCTCTTTAAAAACAGGTCGTTTTTCGTCGCGCAAACGACTTTAACCACCCAATTTAACCTCTGCGCTAACAGTCCATCGGTCCCAATTAAGGGGGGGAAACAGTAAGTAATTGCCTGAACAcgtcatcatcgccaccatcaccatcatcataatcatcatcatcatcatcgccatcattatcatcatcataatcgtcctcatcataatcatctacatcatcatcgtcatattcataatcatcactatcatcatcataatcatctacattatcatcatcatcaccatattaatCATCGTCTGTTGGTAAATACGGTGATTCGTCTCAAGTTCAATCGGgtaagtgatagtgatgatagtatggtggtgaggatgatgaattGGTGATGGTCATGGTGTTTATGAGGTTTATGATCCATGCgttagataatgacaatagtgatagtgatgacgatggggatgatgatgatgatgacgatggcgatgatgatgacgatggtgatggtgatgatgatgacgaggacgaggacgactgCAAAgacatgagggagaagaggaagaataaatgaaggtagaaaaaacaaacaagaagggtatccgtaataacgaaaaagATGACGAAGACGAATCTCCAAGAAACAaaatcaccccctctcccctctccctccctctctctccttccttccttcgtcccacTCGCTTCACCTTTCGGAGATTTCCCTGCCACCTGCATCCCCTCGATTAATGACCTGAGATAAATGGGCATCGAAATGGCGCCATCCccacatttatttcattttttcggcattttcattttcgtttcttctccttcttccgtttttccggcatttttttcgtttttttatttcttccgctTTTCCggcatttttattttcgtttcttcttccgtttttccggcatttttattttcgtttttttcttccgcttttccggcattttttttccttttttatcttcttccgcTTTTCCggcatttttattatcgtttttcttcttccgcttttccggcatttttattatcgttttctttctccttccgctTTTCcggcattttcattttcgttatttcttccgCTTTTCcggcattttcattttcattttttttccctttcttccgcaGTACGTCAGCGTGCGCACTATCCGCTTTACCCTAAAGGAATAACTTTACATTTATTCTCTTGATACCCGTTCTTTCACAGCATGATTCCCAAGCCCCGTCTTCCGTGGTTTCAAAATCCACAAATATCCATTTCCCTTCACGTGGCTTCAGAATCCACAAATATCCATTTCCCTTCACGTGGTTTCAAAATCCACAAATATCCGCTTCCCTTCACGTGGTTTCAAAATCCACAAATATCCGCTTCCCTTCACGTGGTTTCAAAATCCACAAATATCCGCTTCCCTTCACGTGGTTTCAAAATCCACAAATATCCATTTCCCTTCACGTGGTTTCAAAATCCACAAATATCCATTTCCCTTCACGTGGTTTCAAAATCCACAAATATCCATTTCCCTTCACGTGGTTTCAAAATCCACAAATATCCATTTCCCTTCACGTGGTTTCAAAATCCACAAATATCCATTTCCCTTCACGTGGTTTCAGAATCCCCAGTCTGGCTCTCATATGAAGGATTCATTTGTATTTCATATGGCACGAGAGAGCGAAGAGCCactgtctttgtctcttgctAGAAACTTAGTATGCATAGGAACTTATATACAGGATCGAcgtgtatgcaaacatacatgcgtgtatgcatgaggagtatacctacacatacacataacacaacgcattgcattttacacacacacacacacacacacacacacacacacacacacacacacacacacacacacacacacacacacacacacacacacgcacacgcacacacacacacatccctccacatacatacacatcccctTTTTTCACTGACAATGACACTGCAGCTCTTCGCGGAGACCAGTTTTCCCCCTCATCTCGCGGTGGCTAATGGAGCAATTCTTATTCCGCGGTTTTATTCCCTATTCAAGCAAAGGTATCGATGTTTATCAATGAGAAGTCTGACGAGGAGCCCTGTTGGGTACGCGCGCTGCAAAGCATATGGATGTACGCGTAAACACACTCGCAATGCGCGCATATGTATGCCATTCGGTGAATACGCGATGCCGATTCCATGGtgtgaatctgtctgtctgtctgtctgcctctctaactacctatctgtctatctattcatctacctatctatctatcggtctatcggtctgtctgtctatgtctgtctgcctgtctatctacttatctatctgtctatctatttatctacctatctatctatttgtctatctgtatgtcccaTTTCCTGACTTACTGCCACGCGTATTGGGTGAATCCACGTGGCCGGTACATGCACGTGTCACAGcacctctcttccttgttttgacGCAATTGCCCCTTATCTGTAGCTCGTATCTCCCACAACGAACCCTCGGGTGGCCCCACGCTATCACATgagactttttcttctttttctttttattctctctttgctttatcatctcttcctactttccttcttcctctgagTGCTACGAATTCCCGACATGAGAGTGATCGTACTCCCTtactttcctcttatttttcgtcCCCTTCGTTGTAACCCCACCctttctactcccctctctctctctttctttctctccctttctccctctctttccctgttccccttctcctctccctctcctttgcctgttcctcttttcttctccctctcctcgtttctcttttcctctccctttctttccctgttccccttctcctctccttctccttcccttgttACTCtgctcctgtccctctcctttccctgtccctcttttcctctccctctccttccactgttactctgctcctctccctctcctcctcgttcctcttttcctctccctctccttctcctcttcctcttttcctctccctctccttccttccccctgttcttctcttcctctccctctcccaaagcTTATCTAATGTAAAAATGGACGCCATTACGCCCGCCTCCCTTATCGTGGTGTGACAGCGTCCCCCGAACTGGCCCTGGCTGCGGTTACTTTCTCTGCCGTTCCGattgtttgctttttgttgttgttcagacTTGCAACCTCACTGCCTGCGGTTAACGAGAGGCAGGCCTACAGAGGATGGTGGAGATGGTTATGTTACTGGTTTTCGGAAGGTGGTTGCAGTGACGTGGACACGACACCGAAGTACACAGGATAGATCTtcgacgcacacgcacgcacgcacacaaaacatgtataagcatatacgcgtatgtacacacacatacgcatacatacgaaCATTCATATTTACTTTTACATTCACTTACGCGCGCACTtaagtacacagacacagacagacagacagacagacagacacagacacacacacacacacacacacacacacacacacacacacacacacacacacacacacacacacacacacacacacacacacacacacacacacacacacacactcactctatgtatatatatcgcatCCTATCCGTATCCTTGGTGACGACTACAAGAAAGTTTGTAAATACCCTCCccggcccttcccccccccctcctctccccttttccttctttccccctcccgttccttcctccttcctttcccctcccattccttcctccttcctccttcccttcccctcccgttgcttcctccttcccttccccttccgttccttcctccttcctccttcccttccctcctgttccttcctccttcccttcttcccctcctgttccttcctccttcctccttcccttcccctcccgttcctttctccttcctccttcccttcccctcccgttccttgctccttcctccttcccttcccctcccgttccttcctccttcccttccccccccgttccttcctccttcccttcccccccctgtccttcctccctcctccttcccttccctcccgttccttcctccttcccttcccctcccgttccttcctccttcctccttcccttcccctcccgttcctttctccttcctccttcccttccctcccgttccttcctccttcctttcccctcctgttccttcctccttcctccttcaagccccctcccgttccttcctccttcctccttcaagccccctcccgttccttcctccttcctccttcccttccctcccgttccttcctccttcctccttccccctccttcccgccgccTTCGAACGCGCCCCTGAACTACATTCCTACCATTTCGAACGCCCCTCGCCCGATCCTCCCTCGCCTCCGCCACGacgaacaagaaacaaacaaacaaacaactcgtAGACGGGtagactctcctctcctccgcctctccctcttccccgaccgccctcctcccttaccccccccacctcctcctctctggcGCCATCTTCCGGCTCCTAAAACGCGCGCTGTTCTTCTACTCGGAAGGAACACAGAACAGCTGCGCGCGATGAACAGGGGGTGGTGTTCTTCCTCTTGACTCTGGTTCCCTCCCGTCTACCCTCCCttttggagaagaagaagaagaagaagaagaaaaaaagggatttctactgcctctcccttctccctccttttaaaGCACGTGTTCATATTCCCTCaagccttctctccctttcaagaACATGGGcttgtttcccctccctcttaagAACATGaacttctccattccctttttccttccctctctaaaGCATagacatctccct
This window of the Penaeus vannamei isolate JL-2024 unplaced genomic scaffold, ASM4276789v1 unanchor436, whole genome shotgun sequence genome carries:
- the LOC138860998 gene encoding dentin sialophosphoprotein-like, yielding MVVVTFDTFVGTKEKLRSGGGDNGDGGCGGGDNGDDGDGDGNGCDNGDGGGGDDDDGDDGDATHHTVSTSPHRLQDLPSAEKKNNRSNNNNSSNSSSSSSSSSSSSSSSSRSSSSSSSSSSSSSSNNQHQWSFQQQHNNNNSSNSSSSSSGSSSSSSNNSSSSNRSSSGSSSNNQHPWSFQQQQEQQQ